The sequence ATCCACTCATTAACCGTGTAGTAGTTTGCTTGATATTGAATGAACGAGCTGCGCATCTCtagtcagcgaaagtagataccAGAGTGCTTGGTGAacctatcggacttgatctctgtTACTTGTGATCGATCCTTGATCCAAACGACAGTTTAGGTATCAAGGTCGAACCGCAAAGGAAcagcaccacgacagtgggttgTTCTACTAAGAGTGATCCGTGTTTTAGATTGTGTTTTAAGGAGCTTGAATAAATGTTTGGTTGAGCTTGACACCCAATGAGAAACCCTAGATCGGCTTATCtctaatattaaattttaatcatctgaaatcATTTACTTTACTTGCATGTCACAACTTAATTCAAAACCCCACTTTTAGTTTTAGCTAAGTTGAAAACTTATAAGAATAAAGTAtagactggtcctctggattgaatctcaaatactacaattaccactgttaacttgacagtaggaaAGGTTCagttttagtgtatcaagttttggcgccgttgccaggGACCAGATATTTTACCTTTGTTTTTCAGTTCTATATTTAGTCTAAAACATCTAACTTGCTGTTCTCTCTTTGTTTCAGCTAATGATCCatgtgcatgaccagtagacatactcggagcaacgcACAAGGAACATTATTCACGCTAAGTAACGAAGAGCTCGCAAGATTAGAAAAACAGAACCGTCAACAACCACGGCCTACTAACACCACAATGGTTGATCAAGGAGGCCAAGATGATCTCACTGCTGCAATGGCGCTCATGCAACAACAGATGCAGCAGATGCAGCAGACCATCAATGCACAAGAAGCTGCTCGCCAAGCAGCCGCCGACTTTGCTGCTCAGCAAGTCGAGCAACAAGGCACTCCCATCGGAGAGCGGAACCTTCCGCAAAAATTCCCCAGCACTCGCTCCGCCATCATCCCTCCTCCCTGCACTTGACAGGATTATGAAATCAAACCTGCTTTGATCAGCTTGGTGCAGAAGAAAACGTTTAACGGTCTCGCTGCTGAAATCCATTTGGACCACATCGAGAACTTCGAGAGAGTCTGCAAATTCTCTCGGGCAAATGGAGTGCCACCAGACTACCTCAAATCCACGTTGTTCCCATTCTCCTTGGAAGGGCAAGCAGCTCGCTGGCTTGACTCGCTCCCAACCGGTACGCTCACTACATGGGAACAAGTCAGAGCAGCGTTCTTAAGCCACTTCTACACGAAGTCCAAAACTGCAGCTCTGAGGCATAAGATCTCGAATTTCAAGCAAAAGACCGACGAACCTTTCTATGATGCTTGGGAGCATTACAAGGAATACCGAAGGGAGTGCCCTCACCATGGGTTTGAGGATGACTATATACTGGAAGTGTTCTATGATGAAGTGAGCTATGAGTTTTGCAATGCTCTAGATTCCTCGAGCAATGGGGATTTCATGACACAAACAACACATGGTGCATTCGCACTGATTGAACATATAACGTCCAGCTCCCTCAACAAGAACAAGGAGTATGATCGCTCCAAAAGCGTAAAGAGCATAGACGACCTCGCGGCCAAGGTTGACCAGCTGTTGAAGGGTAATCAGAGCCAAGTGTTCATCATGGAGGAAGCTGCATCAGAGAACAATGTTTCAGATGCTACACCTGAAGGAGACAATACCGTGGATGATCAGCAAGAAGTGAGCTACGTTAATGGACAAGGATGGCAGTACAAAAACTACCACCCGAACCCCAACATTAGGAACAATCCTCAACTCTTTGCGTATCCCAAGGTTGACAAACCGGTTGACAACGTGCAGAACAGTCAAGGGCAGAACATCGGCTATCAGAAACCATACCAGGGATGAACATATGTCCTGAGCCAAGCGCAGCACAACCAGTTCCAAAACCAGAAACAGCAAACTGCTCAATAGACCGCTCCTTCGCCAGAGATTGCTCCGCAAGACGAGTTAAAGGGTCTAGCGACGATGATGCATCAGTTGCTCCAGGGTCAGCAAATTCAAGGGAAAGCGTTGAATCAAGTCACCACGGACTTCAACTCTAAGATGAACCACATGTTCAATGACTTGAGTACCAAATATGATAACATAGCTAGTCATATGCGCCAGATGGATGTTCAGATCGCGCAGACAGCCGAGATCATTAAGAGGCAGCAAGGTACTCTACCTGGAAAGACCGATAAAAACCCTAAGGAATGCAATGTCGTAGCACTGAGGAGTGAAAGAACCCTACCGGATACAATTCCCAAGAAGTTATCAGCAGCGGAAAAGGGTAAGCAAAAGGAGGGTGAGCAACCACGATCTGAACCACCCCCTTTGTCTGACGAGGAACTGGAACAGTCTGCTGAGACTGATCCAACCCCTGTCGCTCAACCCGTTGATCTTGTTCCTCCGCGCGAATACACCCCTAAGGTTCCATATCCTGTTCCGGCAAAGACATCTCGTAAGGATCGGGAGGAGACCAAGTGTAAAAAGATGCTAGAGGATCTAACTATCAAGTTACCTCTTGTGGATGCGATCCAGATGATACCAGCTTGATGAAAGGGTTGATCTATGGCAAGGTAACTGGAGACAGTGAACTATTGATGGTTTTAAAAAAGTGCACTGCGGTACTTCATAACAAGCCAATTAAGAAATTGGATGATCCAGGCAAGTTTGTTCTCTCCATACAAATTGGGAGAACCGTATTCGCTTGTTCTCTATATGATATGGGTTCCAGCATCAATCTCATGCCTTACTCCGTGGCAAAACGACTGGGCTTCTCAGACTTCAAGTCGACAAGAATCTCCCTGGCGTTCGCCGATAGATCAGTCAAGTCACCGGTGGGTATTCTGGAAGACCTTCATGTCCGAGTGGGTAACACGTTTGTTCCGACAGCTTTTGTGGTTCTGAAGGTTGAAGAAGAACCGAGAGAGCCACTCATCCTAGGTCGTCCTTTCTTGTGCACAGCTGGTGCGATCATTGATGTTCGACAAGGAAGGATTGATCTTCACCTAGGAGACATTGCGATGaagtttgaaatgaaaaaatTGCTGAAGAAACCAATGCTAGATACGCAGACCTAAACCGTTGAGGATAAAGATCAGGCGCTATTCCCTCAAGAAGGCATGATTGAGGAAATCCTGACCGACGATCCACTCGAGCTAGCCCTGATCAGTTCTGAGACAGAGCATAACGTCATGAGCGTGGACACGGATGGCTACGACAAGATGCTTGACCCTGCCAAAAGCATGGAAAGGCTTGTCGCctatctaagtctgggggagaaaGACGAGAGCAATGAGAGCGATGCCACTGGAGCAGTCGCTTTGAAAGACGCTACTAAGCCGAACATGCAACTCGACGATCCATGGAGCGAACTGAAAGCTCCAAAGATCGAGCTCAAATCACTCCCTACAGGGCTCATGTACACGTTCTTAGGGCCAAATTCCACTTATCCTGTTATTGTGAACTCTGAACTGACCAATGTGGAAACATCTAAACTTTTGTGTGAGCTAAGAAAGTACCGTAAGGCACTAGGTTATTCACTAGCTTACATTCATGGCATCTCACCTGATCTTTGCATGTATAGAATACACCTAGAAGATGAATCGATGACTTCTATAGAACATTAGAGGAGGTTAAATCCAAATCTTaaagatgttgtaaagaaagagataatgaaacttctaGAGGTTGGTGTGATCTATGTTATCTCTGATAGTAACTGGGTTAGCCCTGTTCTTGTAGTTCCTAAGAAAGGTGGAATAACTGTCATAACAAATAGGAAGAATGAATTAATCCCGACTCGAACAGTAACTGGACATTGCATGTGCATAGATTTTTGGAAATTGAATGTTGCGACTCGTAAAGATcactttcctttacctttcattgatcagatgcttgaacAGTTGGCTAACCACTCATACTATtgctttttagatggttattcaAGTTCCTTTCAGATCCCTATCCACCCTGATGATCAGGAGAAGACGACGTTCACATGCCCATATGGCACGTTTGCATACAGGAGAATGCCATTCGGCTTGTGCAATGCTCCTGAGACCTTTCAACGTTGCATGATGTCTATTTTTACTGACCTGATTGAAGACATAATGGAAGTTTTCATGGATGACTTTAGTGTCTATGGAAGctctttttctgtttgtttgaAAAACTAGTGCAGGGTGTTGCAGCGCTGCGAGGAGAAGGATCTAGTACTGAACTGGGAGAAGTGCCGCTTCATGGTCAAGGATGGGATTGTTCTCGGGCACAAGATCTCTAAGAAGGGGATCGAAGTCGACAAGGCAAAGATTGAGGTGATGATGAGCTTGCAGCCGCCAACATGAGTCAAGGGAATCAAGAGTTTCTTGGGACACGCTGGTTTTTACAGGGGATTCATCAAGGCTTTCTCAATGATCGTAAGACCACTCACGAGACTGCTCTGCAAGGACACCAAATTCGAGTTTGATAGCGACTGTTTGACTGCTTTCCACATTATAAAAGGAGCCTTGATTAGTGCACCGGTTATTCAGCCTCCGGTCTGGGACTTACCTTTCGAGATCATGACAGATGCGAGTGATTTCGCAGAAGGAGCAGTGCTAGGACAGAGAAAAGATAAGAAACTgcatgtgatctactacgcgagcAGGACGATGGATGAAGCCTAATGCCGATATGGCACAACCAAGAAGGAGCTTTTAGCCATTTTCCAGTATGTTCTAAAGTGATAGTGCACACAGATCACACAGCTCTGAGGTACTTGCTGACGAAGAAAGCTGCCAAACCACGCCTGCTCTGATGGATCCTCCTACTCTAGGAATTCGGCCTTgagatcaaataaaaaaaaggattgAGAATGGAGTCGCCGACCATTTGTCAAGAATGAAGATCGACGAAGAGACCACTCTTGATGACAGTCTCCCTGAAGAACAAGTCTACGCGATTGGTCTGTATGCCGAGAACAGACAAGATACCCACGCCCCAGACTGTTCTGCTGATTGTTCCGCATAAAGTTTCTCCGATTGTTCCGCCGACTGTTCCGCAGACCAGGAACACTTTATTGCTGCTATAAAGAAGAGATATTCCCACCTACCTTGGTTCGCTGAGATAGCTAATTTTTTATCTTCAGAGAAGGGACTAGTTGAGTTTACTGGGAACGAGAAGCGGAAATTCCTGAGGGATGCAAAACTCTACTTTTGGGATGAACCGTTCTTGTATCGACACTGCAAGGATGGAGTGTTCCGACGATGTGTTCCAGAAGCTGAAATTCCAGAGATCCTGCATAACCGCCACGGTTCTTCTTACGCCGGGCACTTTGCGGCATTCAAGACCGTCTCCAAGGTCTTGCAAGCCGGTTTCTGGTGGCCAACAATGTTCCATGATGCACAAGCTTTCATCTCCAAGTGCAATTCATGCCAAAGACAAGGGAACATTAGCAAGCGGAACGAGATGCCCCAGAACTTCATACTCGAGATCGAGGTGTTCGACTGTTGGGGGAtcgacttcatgggaccattcccacCATCGTATAAGAAAGAGTACATTCTAGTGGGTGGATTATGTTTCCAAGTGGGTAGAGGCAATCGCCAGCCCGACCAATGACGCACGGGTTGTAACCAAAATGTTTAAAACcatcatctttccaaggtttggagtaCCTAGAATGGTCATATGCGATGTAGGcactcacttcatcaacaaggttTTCCAAGGCCTCTTGAAGAAGAACGGTGTCAAGCATAAAGTTGCTACAGCTTACCATCATCAAACAAGTGGCCAAGTGGAAGTGTCTAATATAGAGGTCAAGAGTATCCTGCAGAAAACAGTCGGAACTACACGCAAGGACTGGTCTCTAAAATTAGATGATGAGCTATGGGCTTACAGAACAGGCGACAAAACGCCACTAGGGACCACTCCATATCATCTGGTCTATGGCAAGGCCTGTCACCTTCCTGTGGAACTCGAGTATAAGGCGGCATGGGCTGTCAAACTACTCAACTTCGATATCAAATCAGCCCAGGAGAGGTGTACCATCCAGATTCACGAACTTGAAGAGATCAGGCACCTGGCTTATGAAAGAACGAAAATCTACAAGGAAAAGACCAAGGCCTATTATGACAAGCGGATCATCAGCAGAAGCTTTGAACCGAATGATCGAGTCTTGCTCTTCAACTCCAGGCTGAAGCTGTTCCCTGGGAAGTTGAAATCCGGATGGTCCGGAGGGTTCAATGTCAAGGAGGTCAGACCATATGGAGCAGTGGTGCTACTGGATACGAATGGAAGAGAATTCGTCGTTAATGGTCAGCGTCTAAAGCCATACCTTGCTGAAACAACAATTGCAGAAGGTGAAGAAATTCCCTTGGGCAATCCCTCCACAGCTCAATAGACTGAtcaaagtcaagctagtgacttaaatcgagcgcttggtgggaggcaacccacttgtgagtgtaaatatatatttttcctttCAAATTCTTTTGTAGTTCGTTTTGAATTCTGTTGTAGGAAAAGAAAATCGAAGATTCTCGGAGGAACAACCCATAGACTGTTCTCGCTGGAGAACAGGAGCTCCTGTAAAGACTGTTCTCGCTGGATAACAGCTGCTCCTTCAGTTAAGTTTcgacacaaatataaaaaaaaaaaaaaaaaaaaaaaaaaaaaaagagatggcGAAGCGGTTAGGGTTTGCCTATTTAAGGAAACCACCCCACTCCCCCACTTAGCACAAAAGTCGCTGCAAACCTCCTCCCCATAAAAAAAGAACCCCAAATTCAAAAACTTTAAACTCCCAATCTATTATCACGATTTTGGTTCTAACTCCTTGGATTTCAAGCTTAATCTAGTTTTTCAGTAATCTCTCAACCGAACAAAGTAAAACCTGAACTCTCTCCAAATCACGCATGCAATTCGCGATTCGTGGTTCTTCCTTTTTCCCTCTTGAGCAACTTGAATCGTTTTTCTCGGCATTATACTTTGAATTTGAACAAATTCATCTTAAGATTGCTAGGAAGATAGAAGATTCATTGTGAAAGATAATGTGAAGGTTCTTTGGGGCTGTTGATTGTTGGTTGATgcggattagggtttagggctatTTACGGGTTGTTGTTCTTCATGTTGTGATTGGGTTGTTTGAAAATTGAATGGACTTGAGTTTAACTGAGAATGGGTAAAGATCCATCGTTTTCTACACAACCCACGAACGGTACTAATGCTTAATTCATTGTTCTGTTTTGCAGATGGCTCCGAGAACAAAGCAAAAGGCATTGAAAACTCCGAAGATCACCCGTGAGAACTACGTGCTTCAACCATGCCACAATGCCCCGGCCTCTTACCCATGGCCGCGTGTGGGACAAGAGGGTCAGCCGATCGATCTCAATGACCCAATGGTCCTCACCTTCAACTCCGAAGGGTGGGACAAAGAGTCCACGCAGAGATACAACACACTCCTCAACACTGAGATCTTGCCTACTCGATTTGGTCACACAGAGACCCTCGCTGCTCTTGGGCTTAACATCGACGTGTTTGAGACGCTCAGTGCCATGGGGATTGCTCCCCTCTGCCACCAGACGTACGAACTTTACCCAGACCTCATCCGGCAAGCTCTCGCCACCGCTCAGATCAGCTACGAAAACCCTCAAGCGCCAACATATGAGAATTGTTCTTTCTCATTCATGGCCGATGGCAAGTTCTGCTCTCTTTCGCTTGACCAGCTCAACGAGAT is a genomic window of Brassica napus cultivar Da-Ae unplaced genomic scaffold, Da-Ae ScsIHWf_1209;HRSCAF=1730, whole genome shotgun sequence containing:
- the LOC125596432 gene encoding uncharacterized protein LOC125596432, yielding MKGLIYGKVTGDSELLMVLKKCTAVLHNKPIKKLDDPGKFVLSIQIGRTVFACSLYDMGSSINLMPYSVAKRLGFSDFKSTRISLAFADRSVKSPVGILEDLHVRVGNTFVPTAFVVLKVEEEPREPLILGRPFLCTAGAIIDVRQGRIDLHLGDIAMKFEMKKLLKKPMLDTQT